In the genome of Metabacillus litoralis, the window ATGGTTAAGTAGAAACAACCTTAGCTCTTTAAAACCCAATAAACTATTAATTACGTGTGGCTCCATTTTTTCTTCTGTCTTGTGTTTGATTTACCCGATTGAGCTAATTGATGGAGCTTTCTTTACCCTTCAACCTATTCCCTTATTTACTAGCGTCGTTTACGGGGGATCCATACCAGGTCTGCTTACTCTTCTTACAACTTCTATTTATTTTTCACAACTTTATGAACTGGGCTGGGTTTATTTTTGTGGGAGCATAACGGTTTACATTATTCTTTCACTTTCTCTACGAAGCAATTGGTATTCCTACACGTTTAAAAAGAAATTAAATTACGCTGCCATATACGGGATAAGTATTTTAATTTTTTCACTTTGTACAATCATTTTTGTAAGCGTTTTATATCCTCGTTATGTTGATTTAGCTAATTATGTAATCCCAAGCATAACAATTTTCACCCTTACCTTGATACTTATTTTATGTATATACCTAATTGAGTATATAAGGGCAAATGCTGTTATGAGGATGGAGTTAATGAAAGCAGAGAAGCTTTCCATTGTCAGTGAACTCGCAGCAAGTGTTGCACACGAAGTGAGAAACCCGTTAACTGTTGTCAGAGGTTTTGTTCAATTAATAGGTAATTCAACAAATAGTACAGATAGTCAAAGAAGAGAGTACATGGATCTTGTGTTAACAGAATTGGATCGAGCCCAAGCCATCATAACTGACTATCTAGGTATGGCCGGACAAAAAAGCATGGCTAAAGAAAAAATAAACTTAACCAATACTCTAAATGATATCACTACGCTCATGACATCTTATGCAAACTATAAAACAGTAAAATTCAAATGTGATATTGATAAGGATTTGTATGTTTTTGGAGACCCAATTAAACTAAAACAGGTTTTTGTCAATATTATCAAAAATTCCATAGAAGCTGTTCCGAATATGGAAGGGCTGGTAACCATTCATGCATGTTTATTGGAAAGCACAATACATATTAAAATATCTGATAATGGGATCGGAATGACTAAAGAGCAAATTGAGAGATTAGGAGAACCATACTATTCTTCTAAAGATGATGGCACAGGGCTTGGATTGACGGTTACATATAGTATAGTTAAAAGCCATGGTGGTTCTGTAAAATACATAAGTGAAGTTAATAAAGGAACAGTTGCTATTATTTCTCTTCCTCTTTACTTCGATACTAGCTCGGATCACTCTCACCTATTTAGCGAGAATTTATCAGGTTAATAAAAGATATAAAAGGTGACAGATATGATTCTGTCACCTTTTCATATTTATTCTTCTTCCTCTGATTTAACTTCTTTCTTATCGCCACGGTTTGCTTCTTTTTCCGTCACTTCTCCACAGGCAATTCTAGCTCCTGAATCTCCTGCTGGCTGAGTCATGCCGTCATCCATTTTTTCCGTTATCACAATTGCTGCTCCATCTGGATCAAGCATAGAATTCTTCTTTCCACTTTTTAGGGTTAATTGAGGAGCCATTAATTCCGCTTCTGTTTTTCCATTTTCAGAAATAACATTGGGAAGATCCCCTGCGTGAGCACCTTCGGGATGCAAAAGCCCATGCTTTTTATCATCAGGATTCAAATGATCTCCAGCGCTTTTAAAATCAGGTCCCTTACATGTACCTTTTTCATGAATGTTTATCCCATGCTCACCTTCTGGTAACCCCTCTAACATCACTTCAAACTTTACACCTTCTGGCTGTTCAGAAACTTTAATGGTACCAAGTGAATCACCGCTTGCATTAAACATCTCAACATCCATTTTGGTAATTTCTTTTTCCATACAGCCGGACAAAATAAAAGGAAAAACAAAGCACAAAGACAAAAATGTTTTACGTTTCATAATACCCTCCAATGAAATGGTTTGGATAAAGGGTATTTTTTGTCACAATGTATAAACTTATTCATCTAATGAAAAGTTGTTTTCCCTTAGTCTTTGTCTTGTTCTTGTTTCGTTTGATTCATTAATTTTTCTACTTGTTCTTGTTCTTTTTTAGATAACTTCATAATAAATCGGAAAGCAAAGAAAGCTGCTATAGTAAAAATGATCATAGTAATGGCAGCAGGTATATATTCTGACTTATCCTCAGGAAAATATAAAAACAATCCAAAAATAGGAAGTAATTGATCCATGTGTTCACTACCTTTCTTTCTCCTAACTATAGCAAGTTTTAGACAAATTCACTAGGTATTAAAAGTATAGTCAAGAAACAGTCACAAATGCGATTTTAAAGCCTTCATGGTACTATAAAAGATATAAAATCAAATTTCTGAGGGTGAGATTAATGGAAGAAATGAAAATCGGTGATATTGTAACAGGAATTTATAAAACAGGTAAATACATTGGTGTTATTACTGACATTAAGCCTATGCATTATTTAGTAAAAGTTAAAGCTGTCCTAAAGCACCCACAACAAGGTGATCTACATAATCCCAAACAAGTGGATGTCCAATTTTTTCACGAGAGAAGGGCATTGGCTTTCAATGAACAAACAAATGTTCCAAAACAGATGGTTAAACGATTCGAAGACGAAGTTCCAGAATATCAGCAGTCGCTAAGAAAGGCACTGGATGTTATGAAGAAAGAACTTGAAGAAATCAATACAGATTGGGCTAAAGAATCCCTTACAAGCGTTGAAGTTCTTGAGAAAGACTATTTCCCTTATTAATTGAAAGATGTTTACTCAATAACAATATTTAGCTTTTACTTTAAATATTGTTATTGAGCTTTTTTCATATACATTATTTCGGCTTTATGTTGCATATTTATTTAATACCTTTGACAGATCAATTCGATCACCTATTGTTGTTGGGGATGGCTTTTGTAAGTACCTTTTATCCTCTTCAACTAACTTAAATAAATTGTAAGTAGTTAGGGCATCATCTAATGCACGATGATGTTTACCGGTAGCCTTTTTCCCATATTCCTCAACAGCCTTCCATAAGCCGGTTTGATTACGATCACCAAAAAACTTTTTGTATTCCATTGATAAATCTCTAAATTTCCCTGTGAATGGAAACTCTTCTCCACTCATTTGGCAATTATGACGGAGCACCTTCATATCCATATTGCCCCAAGTAATAACAGTTGTAAATGATCCATTATTATAATCATTTAGTACGGCTAAAAGCTCTGAAAAAGTCATTCCTTGATCAATTTTATTTTGCGAAATTTGTAGAAAAGTTTTACATCGCTCAGTTAATAAGGGGAATTTGTTCGGTTTAACATATGAGGAGAATTGCTCTTCAATTTGTTGGTTCTTAACAGAAACAATACCCACTTCAATAATTTCTGGATAAAAGCCCTTTGGATTCGCTTTTCCTTCCGGCATGGTAAATTCAAAATCAATAAATAAAAATTGCTCTTGTCCCTCCAATCTGTTTCGCTCCTCCTTTAGGTTATATTATTTAAAACGTTAAGAAAAAATCGCAGCATCGAAAAGTTTTTGTACGTAGGTAATCAAGATAGTAAGGGCAACTACGCATCACGCTTCGCCTTTCAGGCTCGCCAATCAACGAGTTTTCTTTATTATATCACCGATGCATTCAAAAGAACTTTAATTTTTCCAAAAATAATGAATTGTCCCTTGACTATTTTTAATTGATTGGATGATTATCTATACTCTATCTTACAATATATTCAGCAATGGTCATTATTAGGTATAATTTTAAATTGACAGTTGAAATTTATTGAATTTTTCCGATATATAACATATATATATTGTTTATTAGTTTTGTCTCTGTTGTGTCTTTACAGAGCAGAATATGTAGAAAGAAAGTGAATCAGTATGCGACATTTATTTGGTTGGACTTGTATCTTCACTATGGTACCAATCTTCATCATATGTGTTTTCGTGGCAGGTAAAGAATCTCAAGCTATTAAAGGGCTTAGTACGATATTGGATGAAAAAATCCCCATTGAATCTGTTGATTTAGCACAAAACAGTTATGTATATGATCATGAGGGGAATCTTATTTCAGAGATAACATCAAATCAACAAAATCGGATTTATGTAAAATACGAAAACATCCCTGAAATCGTAAAGAAAACCTATCTCGTTTCAGAAGATCAGCGTTTCTTTGACCATATAGGCTTTGATGCTGCTGGTATGTTTCGGGCAATATTAATTAATGCAAAATCAGAATCCGTGGAGCAAGGCGGAAGCACCATTACTCAACAGCTGGCTAGGAATGTTTATTTAAATCACGAACAATCTTATAATCGAAAGCTGAGCGAACTCCTATACTCCTATCAGCTCGAAAAAGCCTTTACAAAAGATCAAATATTTGAATATTACTTGAATGCCATTTATTTTGGTAATGGTCAATATGGAATTGGAACGGCAGCAGATTATTATTTTAATAAACAAATTCATGAACTACATCTAGCTGAACTTATCTTTATTAGTGCCATACCAAATAATCCTACACAATACGATCCAGTTAAAAATTATAAAGCAACAAAAGAAAGACAAGAAAGATTACTACAAACTCTATATGAATTCGGAGCTATTACAGCAGAAGAGCAAGAGACAGCAATAAAATTTCCTATAAAACTATCAATAAAGAATAAAGTAGATGTTCAACCAGATTATGTAACATATGTTCACCATGAGTTAAAGCAGTTGGTTGCTGAAAAAGAAGGATTAAAGGATCACAACCAAATAAATACACGTGTAAATGACATTTTAAGTCAAGGTGTAATCATTTATACGGCGTTAGAAAGTGAACGTCAAAATAAACTTGTTCAATCGATGAACACTTACATTCAATCCGATGGTATTCAAGGCGCGGCTGCAGTCATTAACCATCACTCACATCAAATTGTCGCCCTTTCTGGAGGCACAAACTATAAAAAATTTGAATTTAACCGAGCTTTTCAAGCTTATAGGCAACCCGGCTCTTCTATTAAACCATTATTGGATTATGCACCTTATATAGATGTAACCGGAGCAACTACGAAATCCAGAATCAATGCAGGCAGATTTTGCAGTGGTGGCTATTGTCCCAAAAATTATAGCGGAAGAAATTATGGCATGGTTTCATTGGAAACGGCTTTAAAATACTCCTATAACACAGCTGCAGTTCGAATGCTTCATGAAATTGGAATTGAAAAAGGTTTTTCTTACTTAGCGCCATTTGATTTTGCGAAAATCACAAAACAAGATTATCACCTTCCAGCAGCCATTGGTGGGATGATGTATGGCATTTCTCCCCTTGAATTAACAAATGCGTACACTACTTTCGCGAATAACGGTTTATATTATGAAAATCATGCTATCGTTAAAGTAACCGATCAAACAGGCAAAACACTTTACGAATGGGGTGAGAATCCTATTCGCGTATGGAAGGAAACGACAAACAAACAGATGCGATCATTACTTGCTGCTGTTGTGTCAAGCGGCACAGGTAAAAAGGCTGCAATGAATAAAAGCTATGTAGGTGGTAAAACTGGAACCTCCAACGATTATCATGACTTATGGTTTGCTGGTTTAACAGATCAGTACACTGGTGTCGTTTGGGTTGGGAAAGATCAGCCAGCTAACATTAGGGGTGTTTATGAAAGAGGCTTACATCTTCTTATTTGGAAAGAAATGATGAAATAAGACAATTACTTCAATAAGGGGGGAATAAATATGAATGCAAATAATCAGCCTGTTCTTCTCTTTGACGGAGTGTGTCATTTTTGTGATCAAGCTGTTCAATTTATTATTCGATACGATAAAAAAGCTACGTTTCAATTCGCTGCTCTGCAGTCAAACACAGGTCAAGAACTCTTAAAAAAATTTCAACTTCCAACTACTAACTTTAATAGTTTAGTCGTCATTAAGGGTAGTAGCTATTATACAAAATCATCAGCTGTTCTTGAAATCTGTAAACTTCTAGGCGGAACTTGGCAACTTTTATATCTATTCAAAATAGTCCCCAGACCAATTCGAGACCAAATATACAACTTTATAGCAAGAAATCGATATAAATGGTTTGGCAAAAAAGACCAATGTACAATCCCAAAACCTGAGGATAGAAAAAGGTTTTTGCCTTAAAAACTTTTTTGTTAGAAATTGTTGTATTTGTACTTTTTAAAAAAATGATAGTGAAATGGAGCGGAAGAAACTTGGCTCCTGCGGGAGGTAGAGGAAAGGCCAAGACCCCGCAGGCGAAGCCGAGGAGGCTTGGCTTCCTCCCCGCGGAAAGCAAGTTACTGGAGCGCAATGAAACGAACAAGTTATACAGACTTTAAATAAGACTATTTTAATAAAAAAAAGCTGAGATTGATATCAACCATCAATCTCAGCTTTTTTATTGTTACACAGGCAAGCTCGCCATCACACTATTATAAAGCCTAAAACATAAATACAATGTTCCAAGTAAAAAGATGAACCAAAATAGAACATGAAATAGCACTAATCCTATTAAAGATAACGAGGTTAATGACTGACTAAATTTATAAACGATAAAAACAAAATAAATCAATGTTGCTAAAAGAAATATACCGATAATCGCATACGGATACTGAACAGCTGCAAGAGAAAGTGCCCCACCTATTAAATAAATGGAAGAACCACCTCTAATTTTAGTCAAATTTTCACCGGCTACATCTTTTGAAAAAAACAAAAGCGAAAGCTCTGTAACGGTGTTTGCAATTAACTTTAATGCTGAAAACAGCATAAAAAAAAGAAGAGAAAAAACGATAAATAACGCCAGCTTAATCCCACTATTAGAGAAGAACTCAAGCATTCCGTCATAAATACCAAAAACCTGCAAATAGTCTATTACCATCATGACTGTAACGATCGATAACGAAGCACTAAATAATAAGATTGTAATTAGAGGAAAATAACTAGTAAAGTATGTATTTTTCATAAAATCAGTTTCCTTGCTAAATAATTCAGTTTCCATCCTATTATGAATTAGCGCATTCTCTTTGACAAGGCTTTATGTAAATAAATAGAAATTCATATTTCTATTTACTAAAAAACAGGATGCCTACTAATTCACACCCTGTTAACGAAGTACAACGCGCACATATTCACGCGGTCGAAACTTTTCAAATACATTTGCTTCCTCTGTTAACGATTCAATGGGTGTTTCAGTATTTGTTAATTGAATGGCTGAGTCTTCAAATGAAATCGTTTCGACATATTCTCTTTTTACTCTTTCATTTATATACCAAGCACTGCTAAACAAGGATGAAAACAAACACCCTGCGACAAAAATCTTTGTTTTGTGCATGGAATCACCTCAAACCTTAGGATGTTCTTAAGGTCTTTATAATATACAAGTCAGCAGAAATTTGTTATCATTTTTATGTTCATATGAACTTGAAATGAGCAATATTTGATATAATTTCATAGTGCTCCACAATCTGGAACATAATAATTCAGTAATACTGAGCCAGATTTGCTCTTACTACTATAAGGAGGTTAAAAGATGACATTATTACATGTGGCAATTTTATCACCATTTTTACTTGCCATACTTATTCCATTCCTGTATAAGTACTTTCGTAACATTCATACAGGCTGGTTTGTACTAGGATTACCGATCCTACTCTTTGTT includes:
- a CDS encoding kinase-associated lipoprotein B is translated as MEEMKIGDIVTGIYKTGKYIGVITDIKPMHYLVKVKAVLKHPQQGDLHNPKQVDVQFFHERRALAFNEQTNVPKQMVKRFEDEVPEYQQSLRKALDVMKKELEEINTDWAKESLTSVEVLEKDYFPY
- a CDS encoding sensor histidine kinase, which translates into the protein MELVKDIILQITFVVLPIFIYHLLWLSRNNLSSLKPNKLLITCGSIFSSVLCLIYPIELIDGAFFTLQPIPLFTSVVYGGSIPGLLTLLTTSIYFSQLYELGWVYFCGSITVYIILSLSLRSNWYSYTFKKKLNYAAIYGISILIFSLCTIIFVSVLYPRYVDLANYVIPSITIFTLTLILILCIYLIEYIRANAVMRMELMKAEKLSIVSELAASVAHEVRNPLTVVRGFVQLIGNSTNSTDSQRREYMDLVLTELDRAQAIITDYLGMAGQKSMAKEKINLTNTLNDITTLMTSYANYKTVKFKCDIDKDLYVFGDPIKLKQVFVNIIKNSIEAVPNMEGLVTIHACLLESTIHIKISDNGIGMTKEQIERLGEPYYSSKDDGTGLGLTVTYSIVKSHGGSVKYISEVNKGTVAIISLPLYFDTSSDHSHLFSENLSG
- a CDS encoding superoxide dismutase family protein, whose protein sequence is MKRKTFLSLCFVFPFILSGCMEKEITKMDVEMFNASGDSLGTIKVSEQPEGVKFEVMLEGLPEGEHGINIHEKGTCKGPDFKSAGDHLNPDDKKHGLLHPEGAHAGDLPNVISENGKTEAELMAPQLTLKSGKKNSMLDPDGAAIVITEKMDDGMTQPAGDSGARIACGEVTEKEANRGDKKEVKSEEEE
- a CDS encoding DUF5366 family protein; amino-acid sequence: MKNTYFTSYFPLITILLFSASLSIVTVMMVIDYLQVFGIYDGMLEFFSNSGIKLALFIVFSLLFFMLFSALKLIANTVTELSLLFFSKDVAGENLTKIRGGSSIYLIGGALSLAAVQYPYAIIGIFLLATLIYFVFIVYKFSQSLTSLSLIGLVLFHVLFWFIFLLGTLYLCFRLYNSVMASLPV
- a CDS encoding transglycosylase domain-containing protein, with the protein product MRHLFGWTCIFTMVPIFIICVFVAGKESQAIKGLSTILDEKIPIESVDLAQNSYVYDHEGNLISEITSNQQNRIYVKYENIPEIVKKTYLVSEDQRFFDHIGFDAAGMFRAILINAKSESVEQGGSTITQQLARNVYLNHEQSYNRKLSELLYSYQLEKAFTKDQIFEYYLNAIYFGNGQYGIGTAADYYFNKQIHELHLAELIFISAIPNNPTQYDPVKNYKATKERQERLLQTLYEFGAITAEEQETAIKFPIKLSIKNKVDVQPDYVTYVHHELKQLVAEKEGLKDHNQINTRVNDILSQGVIIYTALESERQNKLVQSMNTYIQSDGIQGAAAVINHHSHQIVALSGGTNYKKFEFNRAFQAYRQPGSSIKPLLDYAPYIDVTGATTKSRINAGRFCSGGYCPKNYSGRNYGMVSLETALKYSYNTAAVRMLHEIGIEKGFSYLAPFDFAKITKQDYHLPAAIGGMMYGISPLELTNAYTTFANNGLYYENHAIVKVTDQTGKTLYEWGENPIRVWKETTNKQMRSLLAAVVSSGTGKKAAMNKSYVGGKTGTSNDYHDLWFAGLTDQYTGVVWVGKDQPANIRGVYERGLHLLIWKEMMK
- the kapD gene encoding 3'-5' exonuclease KapD, producing the protein MPEGKANPKGFYPEIIEVGIVSVKNQQIEEQFSSYVKPNKFPLLTERCKTFLQISQNKIDQGMTFSELLAVLNDYNNGSFTTVITWGNMDMKVLRHNCQMSGEEFPFTGKFRDLSMEYKKFFGDRNQTGLWKAVEEYGKKATGKHHRALDDALTTYNLFKLVEEDKRYLQKPSPTTIGDRIDLSKVLNKYAT
- a CDS encoding thiol-disulfide oxidoreductase DCC family protein, with protein sequence MNANNQPVLLFDGVCHFCDQAVQFIIRYDKKATFQFAALQSNTGQELLKKFQLPTTNFNSLVVIKGSSYYTKSSAVLEICKLLGGTWQLLYLFKIVPRPIRDQIYNFIARNRYKWFGKKDQCTIPKPEDRKRFLP